Proteins from one Mobula birostris isolate sMobBir1 chromosome 10, sMobBir1.hap1, whole genome shotgun sequence genomic window:
- the rbmx gene encoding RNA-binding motif protein, X chromosome, whose product MVEADRPGKLFVGGLNTETNEKALEAVFGKYGRIVEVLLMKDRETNKSRGFAFITFESPGDARDAARDMNGKSLDGKPIKVEQATKPAFENSGRRGPPPPPRSRGPPRGIRGGRGGSGGMRGPPQKVTSRGPPLKRGPPGRANGPPPKRLPPSGPMRTGGMGGRGSGSRGPPSRERDSYGSPPSRREMMPSRRDDYIPREDYYYRDNYSNRDYPSSRDARDYGPPPRDSYSSREYSHSGGRDDYGSRGYSDRDGYGGREARDYYNDRPSGGSYRDSYDGYGNSRGAPPARGPPPSYSGGGRYDDYSNSSRDGYGGGRDNYSRSDTYSSSRNDRVGRQDRGPGVPMERGYPPRDSYSSSSRGGNRGSGRGGNRSDRGSGRSRY is encoded by the exons ATGGTGGAAGCAGACCGTCCTGGAAAACTCTTCGTCGGTGGCCTTAACACTGAAACAAATGAAAAGGCACTTGAAGCAGTGTTTGGCAAATATGGAAGAATAGTTGAAG TTCTTCTAATGAAGGATCGTGAAACAAACAAATCAAGGGGTTTTGCTTTTATTACTTTCGAAAGTCCAGGAGATGCAAGGGATGCAGCCAGGGATATGAATGGAAAG tctttGGATGGAAAACCCATTAAAGTAGAACAGGCTACTAAACCAGCATTTGAAAATAGTGGACGACGtggaccacccccacccccaagaaGTCGTGGTCCTCCTAGGGGAATTCGAGGTGgaagaggaggtagtggaggaaTGAGAGGTCCACCTCAAAAAG TGACCTCCAGAGGGCCACCATTGAAACGGGGTCCCCCTGGACGTGCCAATGGACCCCCACCGAAAAGGCTTCCGCCTTCAGGTCCAATGCGAACTGGAGGGATGGGAGGAAGAGGAAGTGGATCAAGAG GGCCTCCCTCACGTGAAAGGGACAGTTATGGTTCACCTCCGTCCCGCAGAGAGATGATGCCATCCAGAAGAGATGATTATATTCCCAGAGAAGATTACTACTACAGAGACAA TTACTCTAACAGAGATTACCCAAGCTCTAGAGATGCAAGAGATTATGGTCCACCACCAAGGGATTCATATAGTTCCCGTGAATATTCCCATTCAGGTGGCCGTGATGATTATGGATCGCGAGGCTATAG TGATCGTGATGGATATGGTGGACGTGAGGCACGTGACTATTATAATGATCGTCCAAGTGGTGGCTCCTATAGAGACTCTTATGATGGCTATG GTAACTCACGAGGCGCTCCACCTGCACGAGGGCCTCCACCATCTTACAGTGGAGGTGGCCGTTACGATGACTACAGCAACAGCTCAAGGGATGGATATGGTGGAGGCCGTGATAACTACAGCAGAAGTGATACTTACTCGAGTAGCCGCAATGATCGTGTTGGTAGGCAAGATAGAGGCCCAGGTGTTCCAATGGAAAGAGGCTATCCTCCACGCGATTCATACAGCAGCTCAAGCCGCGGAGGAAATCGTGGATCAGGGCGTGGAGGAAATCGCTCTGACAGGGGCAGTGGCCGAAGCAGATACTAA